The following are encoded in a window of Collinsella aerofaciens genomic DNA:
- a CDS encoding PFL family protein codes for MAITPAEIAETRGMVEEQNLDIRTITMGVSLMGCGDENLDRMCTKIYDHVTHTAEHLVETAENLEREYGIPIVNKRVSVTPVAQIAACCKDEDLTPIAHALDRAAETLGIDYLGGFSALVQKGIGDADRRVIQSIPQALATTSRVCSSVNVASLRAGINMDAVLMAAQTIIDAAKLTADQDSVGASKFVCFANMVEDSPFMAGAVHGGGEADAVINVGVSGPGVMAAALETLPDSASMMEVAEKIKQTAFKITRAGELMSREAAHRLGVEKGIVDLSLAPTPAIGDSVARILEIIGVGTCGGPGTTCALAMLNDAVKKGGVMASSSVGGLSGAFIPVSEDAGMIAAVEAGALSLEKLEAMTCVCSVGLDMIAIPGDTPVETIAGIIADEMAIGVINNKTTAVRVIPAIGKGVGDCVEYGGLFGRAPIMPVNPNAGTVLAHRGGRFPAPLNSLKN; via the coding sequence ATGGCGATCACGCCCGCAGAAATCGCGGAAACCCGCGGCATGGTTGAGGAACAGAACCTCGACATCAGGACCATCACCATGGGTGTTTCGCTCATGGGTTGCGGTGACGAGAACCTCGACCGCATGTGCACGAAGATCTACGACCACGTGACGCACACGGCTGAGCATCTGGTCGAGACCGCCGAGAACCTCGAGCGCGAGTACGGTATCCCCATCGTCAACAAGCGCGTTTCCGTCACCCCGGTGGCGCAGATCGCCGCGTGCTGCAAGGATGAGGACCTCACCCCCATCGCGCACGCCCTCGACCGCGCGGCCGAGACACTCGGCATCGATTACCTGGGCGGCTTCTCCGCACTCGTCCAGAAGGGCATCGGCGACGCCGATCGCCGCGTTATCCAGTCCATCCCCCAGGCGCTCGCCACCACGAGCCGCGTCTGCTCCAGCGTCAACGTCGCCAGCCTGCGCGCCGGTATCAACATGGATGCCGTGCTCATGGCCGCCCAGACCATCATCGATGCCGCTAAACTCACGGCCGACCAGGATTCCGTCGGCGCTTCCAAGTTTGTCTGCTTTGCCAACATGGTCGAGGACTCCCCGTTTATGGCGGGCGCCGTCCACGGCGGTGGCGAGGCCGACGCCGTCATCAACGTAGGCGTCTCGGGCCCCGGCGTTATGGCCGCAGCCTTGGAGACGCTGCCCGATTCCGCCTCGATGATGGAAGTCGCCGAAAAGATTAAGCAGACCGCCTTTAAGATCACCCGTGCCGGCGAGCTCATGAGCCGCGAGGCCGCCCATCGTCTGGGTGTCGAGAAGGGCATTGTCGACCTGTCGCTGGCTCCCACGCCTGCCATCGGCGACTCCGTCGCGCGCATCCTCGAGATCATCGGCGTGGGCACCTGCGGTGGCCCGGGCACGACCTGCGCGCTCGCCATGCTCAACGATGCCGTCAAGAAGGGCGGCGTCATGGCCAGCTCCAGCGTGGGCGGTCTTTCCGGCGCCTTTATCCCCGTGTCCGAGGACGCCGGCATGATCGCCGCCGTCGAGGCCGGTGCGCTTTCGCTCGAGAAGCTCGAGGCCATGACCTGCGTGTGCTCCGTCGGCCTGGACATGATCGCCATCCCCGGCGACACCCCGGTCGAGACCATCGCCGGCATCATCGCCGACGAGATGGCCATCGGCGTCATCAACAACAAGACCACGGCCGTCCGCGTGATTCCCGCCATCGGCAAGGGCGTGGGCGACTGCGTCGAGTACGGCGGCCTGTTCGGCCGTGCACCCATCATGCCGGTGAACCCCAACGCCGGCACCGTGCTTGCCCATCGCGGTGGACGCTTCCCGGCACCGCTGAACTCGCTCAAGAACTAG
- a CDS encoding homocysteine S-methyltransferase family protein has product MANSSNILITHDLDGAALAAPVDAARRNGAAYKTRTIDDLRIKDDRLRAAIEGTGQLLFDGGMGTMLQAAGMKAGALPELLNFEEPQVITDIQRQYVEAGCDVITANTFGANAHKLDGAATVADVFAAAVACARAAGARYVAGDIGPIGALLRPLGTLSFDEAYDLFAEEVRAGVAAGVDLFIIETMTDLAEIKAAVLACRENSDLPVFATMTFEEDGRTFLGTSPEVAAITLDAIGTDVLGINCSQGPAELRGLAARMLTVTDKPVMVQANAGLPRVDDDGNTVFDIQAPEYAVAVAGMIEDGVSVVGGCCGTTPAHMAALRTLIDNHTPSPRHRKPSMSVTSAQTVVDLPCDGHKIAVIGERINPTGKKRLQQALHDGDLDYVVSQGISQQEQGADILDVNVGLPEIDEVKIIQQATEQLQGSTLLPLQIDSTDPAAVEAAVRRYAGKPIINSVNGKQQIMDEIFPLVAHYGTNVVGLTLDEGGIPDTAEARFAIAERIVAEAARYGIGPDRILIDCLVMTASTNQRQAEQILRAMSLCKKRLGVKCALGVSNISFGLPARPLLGSVFLAAAFGAGLDAPIMNPGSKRFMDTVYSYRVLSVEDEGSTGYIERYAGWTDPYKIAANPAAAQATSTDTVPAAGTAGTDGNDDPIRHMVVSGRKGEIAAETERLLADHDAMDLINNHFIPALDEVGVLFDQGKFFLPQLMASAEAARVGFDTIKRLMPAGEIADKGKICVATVKGDIHDIGKNIVKMLLDNYGYTVFDLGRDVDPQEVLKTVKERDIKLVGLSALMTTTVVAMEETIKLLHAEVPGVKIIVGGAVLTPEYAKQIGADYYAKDAAESARIAEEVFGQ; this is encoded by the coding sequence ATGGCGAATAGCTCAAACATACTTATCACTCATGATCTGGACGGTGCCGCGCTGGCGGCGCCTGTTGATGCTGCGCGCCGCAACGGGGCTGCATACAAGACGCGCACGATCGACGACCTTCGCATTAAGGACGATCGCCTGCGCGCCGCCATCGAGGGCACGGGACAACTGCTGTTCGACGGCGGCATGGGTACCATGCTGCAGGCGGCCGGCATGAAGGCCGGCGCCCTGCCCGAGCTGCTCAACTTTGAGGAACCCCAGGTCATTACCGATATTCAGCGTCAGTACGTCGAGGCCGGCTGCGACGTGATCACCGCCAACACCTTTGGCGCCAACGCCCACAAGCTCGACGGTGCCGCCACCGTGGCAGATGTCTTTGCCGCCGCTGTCGCCTGCGCCCGCGCGGCCGGTGCCCGCTACGTCGCCGGCGATATCGGCCCCATCGGCGCGCTGCTTCGCCCCTTGGGTACCCTGAGCTTCGACGAGGCCTACGACCTCTTTGCCGAGGAGGTGCGCGCTGGCGTCGCCGCGGGCGTGGACCTCTTTATCATCGAGACCATGACCGACCTGGCCGAGATCAAGGCGGCGGTCCTTGCCTGCCGCGAGAACTCCGACCTGCCCGTCTTTGCCACCATGACCTTTGAGGAAGACGGTCGCACGTTCCTGGGTACGAGTCCCGAGGTGGCCGCCATCACGCTCGATGCCATCGGTACCGACGTCCTGGGCATTAACTGCAGCCAGGGACCGGCCGAGCTCCGAGGGCTCGCCGCACGCATGCTCACCGTTACCGATAAGCCCGTTATGGTGCAGGCTAACGCGGGACTGCCCCGCGTGGACGACGACGGCAACACCGTCTTTGATATCCAGGCGCCCGAGTACGCCGTGGCCGTCGCCGGCATGATCGAGGACGGCGTAAGCGTTGTGGGCGGCTGCTGCGGCACCACGCCGGCGCACATGGCAGCGCTGCGCACGCTTATCGATAACCACACGCCCAGTCCGCGCCACCGCAAGCCCAGCATGTCGGTCACAAGCGCCCAGACGGTCGTGGACCTCCCCTGCGATGGCCACAAGATCGCTGTCATCGGCGAGCGCATCAATCCCACCGGCAAAAAGCGCCTACAGCAGGCCCTGCACGACGGCGACCTTGACTACGTCGTGAGCCAGGGCATCAGCCAGCAGGAACAGGGCGCCGATATCCTGGACGTCAACGTCGGCCTGCCCGAGATCGACGAGGTCAAGATCATCCAGCAGGCGACTGAACAGCTCCAGGGTTCCACACTGCTGCCGTTGCAGATCGACTCCACCGACCCCGCAGCCGTCGAGGCCGCCGTGCGCCGCTACGCCGGCAAGCCCATCATCAACTCGGTTAACGGCAAGCAGCAGATCATGGATGAGATCTTTCCGCTGGTCGCCCACTATGGAACCAACGTCGTCGGCCTCACGCTCGACGAAGGCGGCATCCCCGATACCGCCGAGGCTCGCTTCGCCATCGCCGAGCGCATCGTGGCCGAGGCCGCCCGCTACGGCATCGGCCCGGACCGCATCCTCATCGACTGCCTGGTCATGACCGCCTCGACCAATCAACGCCAAGCCGAACAGATCCTGCGCGCCATGTCCCTGTGCAAGAAGCGTCTGGGCGTCAAATGCGCGCTTGGCGTGTCGAATATCAGCTTTGGCCTGCCCGCGCGCCCGCTGCTGGGCTCGGTCTTTTTGGCCGCCGCCTTTGGCGCGGGCCTGGACGCCCCCATCATGAACCCGGGCTCCAAGCGCTTTATGGACACCGTCTACAGCTATCGCGTCCTGAGCGTTGAGGACGAGGGCTCGACCGGATACATCGAGCGCTATGCCGGCTGGACCGATCCGTACAAGATCGCCGCCAACCCGGCAGCGGCTCAGGCCACATCGACCGACACCGTGCCCGCTGCTGGCACCGCTGGCACCGACGGCAACGACGACCCCATCCGCCACATGGTCGTCTCGGGCCGCAAAGGCGAGATCGCGGCCGAGACCGAGCGCCTGCTGGCCGACCACGACGCTATGGACCTCATCAACAACCACTTTATCCCCGCCCTCGATGAGGTCGGAGTCCTCTTTGACCAGGGAAAGTTCTTCTTGCCGCAGCTCATGGCCTCGGCCGAGGCCGCGCGCGTGGGCTTCGACACCATCAAGCGCCTGATGCCCGCCGGCGAGATTGCCGACAAGGGCAAGATCTGCGTGGCCACCGTTAAGGGCGATATCCACGACATCGGTAAGAACATCGTCAAGATGCTGCTCGACAACTACGGCTACACCGTCTTTGATCTGGGTCGCGACGTCGATCCGCAGGAGGTGCTCAAGACCGTCAAGGAGCGTGACATTAAGCTCGTCGGCCTCTCGGCGCTTATGACTACCACCGTCGTGGCCATGGAGGAGACCATCAAGCTGCTTCATGCCGAGGTGCCGGGCGTCAAGATCATCGTGGGCGGCGCCGTGCTCACCCCCGAATACGCCAAGCAGATTGGCGCGGACTACTACGCCAAGGACGCCGCCGAGAGCGCGCGTATCGCCGAAGAGGTCTTTGGGCAGTAA
- a CDS encoding DUF4928 family protein: MEMTNCSLNEPDKDILDAIELWYESKRSKRGNVNRNVMAVGIGISELLQNRFPLTNDYVQSDKGSQVRGLSGACIKTVLARHGEMRAFASEGGRTSRGTLPMALELATIINSTLPSDTCEDTRLEAANAIANFFVERIQVDFFNRQRIKVEIDLQKPISVIVDDILAEASLRSDKPTGTVAQHLVGAKLEMLFPTIEIGKDNSNAADQQTDRSGDFQINDAAFHVTVSPMAKLTDRCRDNIRNGIRPIVVVPHDKVSFAYGLFESEGLGNRVQVIALESFIGINIEELSFYKRDLIRLNVARLLAHYNKRIEDIEPDKSLQIEIPQWALDEMDAHGE, translated from the coding sequence ATGGAAATGACCAATTGCTCCTTGAACGAGCCCGATAAAGATATCTTGGATGCCATTGAACTCTGGTACGAATCCAAGCGCAGCAAGCGAGGCAATGTCAACCGTAACGTCATGGCGGTTGGCATAGGCATAAGCGAGCTGTTGCAAAACCGTTTTCCGCTCACCAACGATTATGTGCAATCGGACAAGGGGAGCCAAGTACGAGGCCTAAGTGGAGCATGCATCAAAACAGTTTTAGCCAGGCATGGGGAAATGCGTGCCTTCGCATCAGAGGGCGGCAGAACCTCACGCGGCACACTCCCGATGGCGCTTGAGCTTGCCACAATTATCAACTCTACCCTACCCAGCGACACTTGCGAAGACACTCGTCTTGAAGCTGCGAACGCAATCGCCAATTTCTTCGTCGAGCGAATCCAGGTCGATTTCTTTAACCGGCAGAGAATCAAAGTCGAAATCGATCTTCAAAAACCAATTTCTGTCATTGTCGATGATATCCTAGCCGAAGCAAGCCTACGGTCCGATAAGCCAACGGGTACCGTCGCACAGCACCTGGTAGGCGCAAAACTAGAGATGTTATTTCCAACCATAGAAATCGGAAAGGACAACTCAAACGCTGCCGACCAGCAAACAGACCGTTCTGGCGATTTCCAAATCAATGATGCTGCATTTCACGTGACTGTATCGCCAATGGCAAAATTGACCGATCGATGCCGAGATAACATTCGAAATGGCATTCGGCCCATCGTCGTTGTCCCCCACGATAAAGTTTCCTTCGCTTACGGACTGTTCGAAAGTGAGGGACTCGGCAATCGCGTACAGGTTATCGCGCTCGAATCGTTTATCGGCATCAATATTGAAGAATTATCGTTCTACAAGCGAGACCTAATTCGATTAAATGTCGCACGGCTTCTTGCCCACTACAACAAGCGAATCGAAGATATCGAGCCCGACAAATCCCTTCAAATAGAAATTCCTCAGTGGGCTCTAGACGAAATGGATGCACATGGCGAATAG